A stretch of the Gossypium hirsutum isolate 1008001.06 chromosome D07, Gossypium_hirsutum_v2.1, whole genome shotgun sequence genome encodes the following:
- the LOC107921117 gene encoding cyclin-dependent protein kinase inhibitor SMR3, which yields MGVSNSEMFLTEKDLSSSMEIGFLVRRRTPLVLQQGDECQITTFQDDDDDPQQQKEERLGQDQQQDKCKTLKMAPLELKLPSPKVDDEEDRNNNGFKTPTSSDHKIPVILKCPPAPRKPKSLPISPKRKAFGRRILLDFTKEIESLFPPALLADLGNKIKKVRQGSDFN from the coding sequence ATGGGTGTGTCGAATTCAGAGATGTTTCTCACTGAGAAAGATCTAAGCAGTAGCATGGAAATCGGTTTCTTGGTTAGACGACGCACTCCTTTAGTGTTACAACAAGGAGATGAATGTCAAATTACGACTTTCCAAGACGATGACGATGACCCTCAGCAGCAAAAAGAAGAAAGACTAGGACAAGATCAACAACAAGACAAATGCAAGACGTTGAAGATGGCTCCTTTGGAGTTAAAATTGCCATCTCCAAAGGTTGATGATGAGGAAGATCGAAACAACAATGGGTTCAAGACTCCAACTTCTTCGGACCATAAAATTCCTGTCATCCTCAAGTGCCCACCTGCACCAAGAAAACCAAAATCTCTCCCCATTTCACCCAAACGAAAAGCCTTTGGCCGTCGAATCCTGCTTGATTTTACTAAAGAGATAGAGTCTTTATTTCCTCCGGCTCTTCTTGCAGATCTAGGGAACAAGATTAAGAAAGTCAGACAAGGAAGTGACTTCAACtga
- the LOC107922361 gene encoding uncharacterized protein At3g17950 isoform X1 has protein sequence MAHQQEEGWPLGLQPLNVRVGLPGRNHDYSGSISFNTILTGSPTSSTDSSSDLDTESTGSFFHDKSITLGSLIGVSSIWELSKRSIRGRKAEATREKRNNRSKVWLFSLCSRDNTDAENVNNANNAPSLGHFLAVERRAASGYRRNHSPTVNGPDELALQAQPNIESNSLFINGCIAPPRTSSCHVADAETQKKGRLDNDGNSNGVPVLLSCMCGQP, from the exons ATGGCTCATCAG CAGGAAGAAGGTTGGCCCCTGGGATTGCAGCCCCTGAATGTGAGAGTTGGGTTGCCTGGAAGAAACCATGATTACTCAGGATCAATATCATTCAACACTATACTCACTGGTTCCCCAACTTCCTCCACAGATTCCTCTTCAGATTTAGACACAGAG TCAACTGGTTCCTTTTTCCATGATAAGAGCATTACGCTTGGGAGCCTAATCGGGGTTTCTAGCATCTGGGAACTCTCGAAAAGATCCATAAGAGGAAGGAAAGCTGAAGCAACAAGAGAAAAACGAAACAACAGATCAAAAGTTTGGCTGTTTTCATTATGTTCAAGGGATAATACCGATGCTGAGAATGTTAATAATGCAAACAATGCTCCATCACTCGGCCACTTCCTCGCGGTGGAAAGAAGAGCAGCCAGTGGATATAGAAGGAACCACAGTCCTACAGTCAATGGACCTGACGAACTTGCCCTGCAGGCTCAACCCAATATAGAATCAAACTCCCTATTCATTAATGGCTGCATCGCTCCTCCTCGAACAAGTTCATGCCATGTTGCAGATGCTGAGACTCAAAAGAAGGGCCGACTAGATAATGATGGTAACAGTAATGGAGTTCCAGTTCTGCTTTCATGCATGTGTGGACAACCCTGA
- the LOC107922361 gene encoding uncharacterized protein At3g17950 isoform X2 produces MAHQEEGWPLGLQPLNVRVGLPGRNHDYSGSISFNTILTGSPTSSTDSSSDLDTESTGSFFHDKSITLGSLIGVSSIWELSKRSIRGRKAEATREKRNNRSKVWLFSLCSRDNTDAENVNNANNAPSLGHFLAVERRAASGYRRNHSPTVNGPDELALQAQPNIESNSLFINGCIAPPRTSSCHVADAETQKKGRLDNDGNSNGVPVLLSCMCGQP; encoded by the exons ATGGCTCATCAG GAAGAAGGTTGGCCCCTGGGATTGCAGCCCCTGAATGTGAGAGTTGGGTTGCCTGGAAGAAACCATGATTACTCAGGATCAATATCATTCAACACTATACTCACTGGTTCCCCAACTTCCTCCACAGATTCCTCTTCAGATTTAGACACAGAG TCAACTGGTTCCTTTTTCCATGATAAGAGCATTACGCTTGGGAGCCTAATCGGGGTTTCTAGCATCTGGGAACTCTCGAAAAGATCCATAAGAGGAAGGAAAGCTGAAGCAACAAGAGAAAAACGAAACAACAGATCAAAAGTTTGGCTGTTTTCATTATGTTCAAGGGATAATACCGATGCTGAGAATGTTAATAATGCAAACAATGCTCCATCACTCGGCCACTTCCTCGCGGTGGAAAGAAGAGCAGCCAGTGGATATAGAAGGAACCACAGTCCTACAGTCAATGGACCTGACGAACTTGCCCTGCAGGCTCAACCCAATATAGAATCAAACTCCCTATTCATTAATGGCTGCATCGCTCCTCCTCGAACAAGTTCATGCCATGTTGCAGATGCTGAGACTCAAAAGAAGGGCCGACTAGATAATGATGGTAACAGTAATGGAGTTCCAGTTCTGCTTTCATGCATGTGTGGACAACCCTGA